One Proteinivorax tanatarense DNA segment encodes these proteins:
- a CDS encoding Mini-ribonuclease 3 encodes MNKDKLQKEVPVIALAFVGDSVYDTYIRTMLLNNGKYKPNLLHKRSSAYSKAKAQSVAYLNIKDILSNEEEKLANRGRNAKTNTMAKNASVAEYKNATALEALIGYLHLTNQKQRIDEIMDKIVQEIEKQEVK; translated from the coding sequence TTGAATAAAGATAAGTTGCAAAAAGAAGTGCCTGTAATAGCTTTGGCTTTTGTTGGAGATTCAGTATATGATACCTATATCAGAACTATGTTATTAAATAATGGTAAGTACAAACCTAATCTTCTGCATAAAAGATCAAGTGCTTACTCTAAAGCTAAAGCTCAGTCTGTAGCATATCTAAATATTAAGGATATCTTAAGCAATGAGGAGGAGAAACTAGCCAATAGAGGAAGAAATGCAAAGACAAATACCATGGCTAAAAATGCTTCTGTAGCTGAATACAAAAATGCTACTGCCTTAGAGGCACTTATAGGTTATTTGCATTTAACGAATCAAAAACAAAGAATAGATGAAATAATGGATAAAATCGTGCAAGAAATAGAAAAACAGGAGGTAAAGTAA